From the genome of Alicyclobacillus sp. SO9:
CCATATACTGGTAGCCAATCAGTCCGCCAGTGTATGATTTTTTACCGCCGGCGACACTGCCAATCGCATAGGAATCCGTGATTGATCCCGATTGCAACCCCGCAAGGCCGCCGTTCTGCGAATAGTCCCCTCCAGTCACAGCTGCAGATGAATGAGAATTCTGAATCGAGCTCCCTTTCATTTGGTATCCAACTAATCCTCCATTGTGACCTCGCGATGCCCCCTTGACAGTCCCGTCAACGTAATCGTCCATGATGCTGCCGCCAGCCTCTGCTCCAACCAATCCGCCAACATTGCTGCCTGACGGCGCTTTCGTTCCATCCACGGCTACATTTAGTGCCAGCTTTTTAATAGTGCCGGTTGATTCGCCAAAGAAGCCTGCGTAGGGAGCCGTTGAGTTAATAGAGACATTGTAAATTAAGTGGTAATTTCCGTTGAATGTACCTGCCAGTTTTGTAACAAAACCAGGCAGTCTTCCTGTTACGCATTCGGTGTATTACTATGGACACAGCAGCCTCTAATAATTGCAGCACCGCACACCGGGAACATGAATCGAGGTTATTTGAATGGCGCACACACCGTACAAGCAGATTGGAATTGCAGCAAAGGATGCTCCTGTGACTGAGGGGGTTAAATATGCGGGATCGAAACTGAAACTTATACCGCAGATCCTTAGGCTTGTTGAAACCGTTGATGCCCATACAATTCTCGATGGCTTTTCAGGTACAACCAGGGTCTCTCAGGCCCTTGCAAAGCAGGGGTACCACGTTGTCAGTAACGATATTTCCGTGTGGTCGGAGACGTTCGCCACGTGCTATCTTCTCAACCAACGACCCGCGGCATATTATCGGGATCTCATCAATCACCTGAACTCGGTGCGTCCAACCGCGGGCTGGTTCACCGAACACTACGGAGGGCTCGAGAACAATGGCTGTGCGGTGCAAGCAGACGGCTTAAAGAAACCCTGGCAGGTCCACAATACCCAAAAGCTTGACGCAATCAGACAGGAAATTGAAGAACTGAAGTTGCCTAAAATCGAAAAAGCAGTTGTGCTGACAAGTCTGGTCCTCGCGCTAGATCAGGTTGACAACACCTTAGGCCATTTCTCCTCCTACCTGAAGCAGTGGTCTCCGCGATCGTATAAGGAACTTCTCTTGAAACCGCCCATGCTGTTTGAAAACACGGTTGTGCACAATGTCTACCGCCGCAACATCTTTGATATCTTGCCGAATCTATCCGTTGATCTCGCCTACTTTGATCCGCCATACGGCTCGAACAATGAAAAAATGCCACCCTCCAGAGTTCGATACGCGTCCTACTACCATTTGTGGACAAGTGTGTGTTTATTCGATAAATGTGACCTGTTTGGCAAAGCCAAACGTCGAGTCGACACATCCGATACAATTTCATCGTCTGAGTTTGAAGATTTTAGACGTAATGATGCTGGTCGATTCATAGCAGTACAAGCCATTGAAAACCTGATTAAATCAACCCAAGCAAAATGGATTATCCTCTCGTACAGTTCAGGCGGCAGAGCCACATCGGAGGAGCTCAATGAAGTTCTGCAAAGCAGCGGCCGCATACTCCAAGTTGTTGAAATCAATTACAAGAAAAACGTGATGGCAGGTATGAAGTGGACAAACGACTGGATTCGAGACGCACAAGAGGAAAATCGAGAGTTTCTGTTTCTTTTGGAGAAGGCTTAGCGAAGCCAGCACAGCCAGCAAAGCTTGAGGCATATTCCGAAAAGGGTGCACTCTACTCCACATGGGTAGAGTAGAGTGCAATTGTGTAAATTGACGATGATAACTTGACGGCACACCTTCATCGAATCATCAACGTACCTTGACCGGGGCCTAGTTGTTTTTTGTCCCGGTTGTACTGGCGTTTCGCGACGGTCCGGGTCCTGGCCAGAAGGACCAGCGGCCGAGAATGGATGTAATGGAAGGTACCAGAAAGGGGCGCACGATAAACGTGTCTATCAATACCCCGAGAGCAGCTACCGTACCAAATTGAACCAAGATTTGGAGTGGTAGACTTGCCAGCACAGCAAAGGTACCCGCCAAAATTAAACCTGCTGACGTAATGACACCGCTGGTTTTACTGACCCCTTCCGAGATTGCAGTAGGCAAGTCAGTCGTCTTCGACAATTGCCAGATTCGTGACACCATAAAGATGTTATAGTCCTCACCCAATGCGACGAGAAAAACAAACGAGTACAGAGGTATTGCCCCGGCAATCGCAGAGACACCGGCTATATAGTGAAGCAGTACCCAACCGAGTCCAAGCGCAGAGTAGTAGGAAAGAAGGACTGTGCCCATCAGGTATACCATGGCCGTTACAGATCGGAGATACACAAGCAGCAGCAAGGCGATAACAATAATCACGATGGGAATGACTGTCTTTGTATCTTGATTGGTATACTGCAGCGAATCGTACTCTGTTGCCGTTTCCCCCGCAATCTGCACCTTGGAAGCACTAAGACTTTCACCGCTTGCCTTAAGCCCAGCTTCCGCGGCTGACTTGATTGCCGGAATGTCGTTGGCCGATTGTCTAGAATACGGGTCTTGCTTCAACGTAACATTAATCAATTTAACTTCTGGAACAACTGTACTTGCTTTGGGCTTCGACGCAGACTCAACAAAAGGCAGTTTTGCCAGTCGAGATTGTACGGTTGTACCTGATTTCGACGTTTTGACAATCACTTGTACCGGAGCAAGAGTTCCTTTCGAAAAGTGGCTTGACAGAAGCTGAAACCCTTGCCGTGAGGGCATATCTTTTGGAAAAGACGACAGCAGATTATAAGTGGGTTTAATTTGTCCCGCAAATCCAGCCAAAACCCCAAGCGCTATCACTGTAACAATAACAACGGACCAAGGCCGTTTCGTGACAATGCGACCGTTCCATCTAGCCTGCCTGCCGCCGTTTCTGTTGGCACGACGCGGTTTTTTGCGCTGTTCTTCCATTTCAGTTGTTCTTGGAATAAACGGAAAGAATGAAGCTCTGCCAAATATCGCAAGCAGGGCCGGTACCAACGTGACGCCAACCAGACCCATAATCAAAATGGCAGCAGTAAACGGAATTGCGAATCGATGATCTGAACCGTATTTCGCAAACAGCAGCGTCAGCAACGAGACTGCGACAGTAAGGCCGCTCATAGCAATAGCTCCAGCCGCACCTCCCACTGCATGACGCATAGCCTTGTACTTGTCTCGTTCAAGCATAAGTTGTTCTCGGTACCGCGACACAAGAAACAGACAATAGTCCGTACCTGCACCAAACAGTAGAACTGTCATAATGGAAACACTCTGTGCGTCTACTGTAATCATTCCCGATTTCGCCAAGGCACCTAGCAATGGGCTGATAACTCCATACGCAAACCCAACACTGACCAGAGGAACCAATGCAAGAATTGGACTTCGATACAACAAAATCAGCAGCACAAGAACCAGCAACCCTGTTGAAGCCAGGAGTGTAAAGTCTGCATTCTTAAAAAGCCCCTGTGCATCTACCGCAATGCCTACCGGTCCAGTGATGCGAACGTGCAAGCCGCTGGCAGTGAGTTTAGAAGACAATACAGCCGATCCCGCTGAAGTCTTAATCTGCTCCTTCAGCT
Proteins encoded in this window:
- a CDS encoding DNA adenine methylase translates to MAHTPYKQIGIAAKDAPVTEGVKYAGSKLKLIPQILRLVETVDAHTILDGFSGTTRVSQALAKQGYHVVSNDISVWSETFATCYLLNQRPAAYYRDLINHLNSVRPTAGWFTEHYGGLENNGCAVQADGLKKPWQVHNTQKLDAIRQEIEELKLPKIEKAVVLTSLVLALDQVDNTLGHFSSYLKQWSPRSYKELLLKPPMLFENTVVHNVYRRNIFDILPNLSVDLAYFDPPYGSNNEKMPPSRVRYASYYHLWTSVCLFDKCDLFGKAKRRVDTSDTISSSEFEDFRRNDAGRFIAVQAIENLIKSTQAKWIILSYSSGGRATSEELNEVLQSSGRILQVVEINYKKNVMAGMKWTNDWIRDAQEENREFLFLLEKA
- a CDS encoding MMPL family transporter; amino-acid sequence: MHQSSFFEKWGRVVAGRRSKWITLAVWVILVALMTVVFPSVNKQENNNAAVLPNEAQSVQAMKEMKKAFPDNSGQPALVVWYNKNGLTNTELKSIQSVTASLEQTPLDAQKSVVPLNKMPIQALKGFESKDGTTLVMPVSFKSGAGTTVLEKSVKKLKEQIKTSAGSAVLSSKLTASGLHVRITGPVGIAVDAQGLFKNADFTLLASTGLLVLVLLILLYRSPILALVPLVSVGFAYGVISPLLGALAKSGMITVDAQSVSIMTVLLFGAGTDYCLFLVSRYREQLMLERDKYKAMRHAVGGAAGAIAMSGLTVAVSLLTLLFAKYGSDHRFAIPFTAAILIMGLVGVTLVPALLAIFGRASFFPFIPRTTEMEEQRKKPRRANRNGGRQARWNGRIVTKRPWSVVIVTVIALGVLAGFAGQIKPTYNLLSSFPKDMPSRQGFQLLSSHFSKGTLAPVQVIVKTSKSGTTVQSRLAKLPFVESASKPKASTVVPEVKLINVTLKQDPYSRQSANDIPAIKSAAEAGLKASGESLSASKVQIAGETATEYDSLQYTNQDTKTVIPIVIIVIALLLLVYLRSVTAMVYLMGTVLLSYYSALGLGWVLLHYIAGVSAIAGAIPLYSFVFLVALGEDYNIFMVSRIWQLSKTTDLPTAISEGVSKTSGVITSAGLILAGTFAVLASLPLQILVQFGTVAALGVLIDTFIVRPFLVPSITSILGRWSFWPGPGPSRNASTTGTKNN